TTCGAAGACATATGATAGATAGCATTAGCAACAATTGTTCATATTGTAGTATTATTACCATTTAACTACCGTCCAAAATACcggttttatttgttattttttctgaaaattccCAGATTTTATTGGAAATTACCCATACTGATTACCTACAAGGATTATGTCAGAAAAAACAATGCATATTGCTTAAACACATGTAAAGTTGAGAAGGGAACCGGGAAACGTGTCGCAGAGACAGCATAGAAAGTGCTTGAGTGAAGAAAAGTATTTCTTCGCTCACTGTATGACGTGACtgtaattaaatttgaaatgtatgaGTAGTATTGTCTGTGGTTTATGTGTTAATTCGTCGgttcataattattttaaaatgttgtgtGCTATATCATTCCTGATCCTTTttatttcataacaaaattatgatatattGATTATTATCTGCACTGCTTGATGTAACTGTAATTagatttaaagtatatatatgtGAGTTTTTTTGTAATCATTGTAACATATTGGTTGGTATcatttctgattttattttattgttgaactaatttatgatataattgtttttcaatatattGATTTTGCAAGAGGGTTTACCAATTACTTCTTATTATTAATGTAATGTTGAATGGTGTAAATTCTTAGATATTTAAAGAGTGATTAAATAGCTTGATGCTTTATTATTCATGAGAAATAGTTCATTTAACACCAGTTGAAAATCAGCTAGTTTAGTGTTGCGTTTAGAAAGTTTTCGTTGTACAAAGCACTAATATAAACTGCTCTTGAACATGACATCCAACTAGTGCCAAGATCGGAACTGAAAACATAACCTTGACCGTTGTTAGAAAGTCCATACAAAATTGTGTTGTCATAATCAAGTCCAAGTAATACGGACACCAACGGAGACAGTACtggaatatataatttaaatatataaaaaaatatcaaaataaaaatgtattacaaGTGAATTTAAACTGGCCGATTGCACACTTTAAACTAGTGTATACAGTATTGCCAttacatttgtgttttttttgcaAAAGTGTGTAgcaattgatttttattattccTATCAATTTGTATTTTCTATTCTTCCAAATAAAACGTGAACAGCATCATTTGATAATTAACGTAATACTAATAATCAAATGTTGTTAAAGATAtcttcaaacaaaaacaattttgttttattcattcatttcaGTCTTTTAACGCATGTTGATATATAGTAAACAAAAATGCAttgacaaaaataccgaactgaaAGGTAAAGAGGGGAGGCCATAAAAAGTGTCAAAATCAAACGTTCAGACAATATCAACCATCGAGACGAAGGATTATATCAGGTTAAAAAGGGTGCATATATTTAGATTTTAGTTGTAATGACATCTGTCATCCTTGTCGATTTTTCGTGCAGGTTGATTCGGATAATAGTATATTTTTAATCTAATGGCATATATCATAAATGccaatatttcaacaaaattgatattatatgttttaattgtcaatttgaagTACCTAATGTATATACGTTACCGGTTCTATTCTACCATATACTATTTGTTCTATAAAATTACCTTTTTCTGTTCCAGAAGAAAATCTTGCCATACATGAGGCAAATACTCTTGGTGGCctgaaatgaaaaagacaaacacaatgCGTTATAGGGAGCAGTATTAAGATTAAATTCAAGTGAAATTCTTATTCCTCAGTAATGATTTCCTATGTTTTTTGCTCGCCTTGTGGTATGATCCCTGTTTAACCAAATTCTTGTGATAATAATGGCTTGGGATTTTTCAAGCAACGCTTTGAATCAATTGGTTTGAACCTTAaccagaatattttttatcagaATATTTGTTTGGTCAATTCTGcgattatttatttttctagaatggagtttttttttgttttgtttttaaacataacCCCCTCCTCCTTTAAGATAAATGATTGTTCCCTTTTTGGTATAGTCAGTTCTGCTTGTCGGTCTATTAAAGAACAGGATCGTTTCCAAATccatttcaaatgtttttattataaataaacatgCTAAAGTAACCCCTAAAGCTAGGTttacactgccgatcagatcaactcgatgatcccgattgtcgaAATTTCCACCACCAAGctcaaccaaattcttgatcgtACCTGTTaacgacttctacccgactgtACACGACCTTACCTCaaccattcacgactccttaatgACTCCATTACGACTCCATCCCgataacaaaataaatacttATTCGATAATTCATTTCACAATctttacacgatctttactcgactagctagaccaaatcaactattcACGATCTTAGTCTGATCTTTAAACAGCAAATCAAAAACAACTGTATCAAAATGCACAAAACAAATCTTAGAATTTCGACTTATTCTATAGTtgtgtttcatttaaaaaaaacacattatcaTTTTTCGGTTTATATAAATCGAAATAATTATAACtactgttttgttttcaattcttgGAAAACTTATTGTTGATATGTACTTGTTCTAAATCAAAGGTTGAATCctctaaaattgaaattatctatattttatggtttcatgtgttttgttattattttgatgaGTCCAATCAGTTAggtatttggctttttgaactttGTCCTTAATCATAACGGATggtttttcaacaaaatattgtattcagtattttcaatctatgagtttgaatatctatAAATCTCTTCTTCTCACTTAGGCTATTGTAGTGTTTTTGGTCAAAAACATAAACCTCATTGTTTGGTTTTTCATTCTTACCTTAGTTTTGTTCTATCATCGCAATGGTATGTAGTTCCATTCATGTCTTGCAGTGTTGATAATTGATAGTATCCTAAAACAGATTATAATTATTACAAGTCTTTAAAGATACCACATCAGTTATGTATCAATCATAATAGGTCAATTCGTTGTCCCAGTTGTTCATGTAGACAAAACATCAGTCCAAGTCAGATAGCTATCTTTTCTTTGGACTTTTCATGGTTCATCGGTGAAAATTCCTGAACTTTTAAAGTACAGTGAGACCTGTATTTAGAGACCACTCAAGGAAGAGTATACAAAACGGGAGAAAATATCTATgttaaaactaattttgaatcCCTTATGATTTGAGAAGAGACGAACGACAAAATAAATTGTTAATCAaaccaaaacatttcaaaatacacAATTATAATGAGTACATGCATTGttcacgactcactccatacttactgtatgaaatggataaaacgggaaaaagctgacaaaaaatctttggactcttttagtaattcagtaatgaagatagttgatatacgtattcaacattttaaagaacattttactattaacaataaccacaataaacctatttctcgtatcaaacataaactaaaagaactagccaaggaatttgtttttgtcccggccgataaagctgctcataatattattattgtttgacgtaaattttacattgaggttctgaaaaaggaaatcaccaattcaccaacattccaactgactccattttcagaaaacgaaatctgtaacaaacataaacttttagccaccgctttacaagcagagccaaatacaatgaaagtcccaactatgtattggcttccgaagctacacaaaaccccttacatatatagatttatttcgtcttcaagccattgttcaactactaaattgtctattcttcttaccagcacacttggtacaattaaaaacctgataataaattgttcaaataaggccttcgaaaatagtggaataaattacttttggagtgtcaagaactcgttggaagtacttgataaattgcatgcttatattggtgattttgaatctgttcaaagttttgatttttctaccctgtataccacattgcctcacattatcattaagaaaaattcacacacctaattaaatgggcattcaaaaaatcagaatgtgaatatatatgttcaaactcttttaggtcattttttagtagcaataaacaaaaaaactatgttaattggacatgctttgatactatatatgcccttgaatttttactaaataacatttttgttcgctttggggatccgtatatcgtcagattatcggaattccaatggggactaactgtgcaccacttattgctgacctgtttttgtattgttatgagttacaatttatgaaaaaaataagcaaagacccatcgaaacaacatctgataaacaaatttaataatacttttagatatttgtatgatattttggctctcaataatgacgacttcagtatgtatattaatgaaatttatcctgttgaacttactttaaataaagctaatactaacaatgaccactgcccttttctcgatcttgatatctatatcactaatggaaagctgaatactaaaatttatgataaaagggatgatttttcatttcctattgttaattatccgtttttagatggtgacgttcccttgtcaccttacggtgtttatatatctcaacttgtacgattcgctcgtgtatgtaacaatgttttagattttaccgagagaaatttatgtattactgaaaaattattacaccagggttttcgatatcacaaactagtcaaaacatttactaaattttatcatcggtataaagacatcattcgtaaatatagctcaacatgcagacttctattacgttcaggtatttcacatccaattttttatggaaatattctttataaagcacaaaggtgtcagtattcacctcagaaccttacaaaacctttgaatagacttattaagaagggatataattacgatactgttgtcaagtcattaaagattgcatattttggcgttaatattgagtcactgataaggtctttgcatcggaactaaacacatttattctaaaaacagttgttggcatgacacgggttatgttcttctcatatatgttatgatggtatgatactaaacctctaacgggcaggattgtgcctgatgttcatatgatgaaatcataatctttcagtcagtttaattggtctagagctggcatgtcagttaactgctagtagttgttatttatgtattattgtcattttgtttattttctttggttacatcttctgacatcagactcggacttctcttgaactgaattttaatgtgcgtattgttatgcgtttacttttctacattggttagaggtatagggggagggttgaaatctcacaaacatgtttaaccccgccgcatttttgcgcctgtcccaagtcaggagcctctggcctttgttagtcttgtattattttaattttagtttcttgtgtacaatttgaaaattagtatggcgttcattatcactggactagtatatatttgtttaggggccagctgaaggacgcctccgggtgcgggaatttctcgctacattgaagacctgttggtgaccctctgctgttgtttttcatttggtcgggttgttgtctctttgacacattccccatttccattctcaattttattaatcacGTTTTGCTTTGGGTTTTTTTCtaattatgatatttataaaTCAGGTAAAAGAATCGATGATGAAACAAAGAATTTGACAGCTTTTAAAGACCATTTGAATAATTTACATTATTTTCTAAGCAATAATCATCATCatattcaagttaccttttatggTTTCTGCACACCGATCAAGAGAGTCACACGGTACACAATTGTAGGGATTTTGTTGTCCACATTGACAAGCATTTTTGCTACAACAAGCACATGTTTTATCATCATTGTCTCCAGGACAAGAACACTTCATTCCTGTAATTAAGTCTGTATTCTCATCTGCAAAATAGTAAAACTTTATCAAAATACAAGCTTTATAATTTAAACGCCAGACATTCCGGTCTACAAAGGAATCATCATGTTATGTAATATGTGGCAACTATTTTTTGCATACAGGTGAATACTTtaatagaataaaacaaaatatcatatgaGATAACATAGgctttataaaatacaaatatccGCTATGAACTTCAATAATaagaaattcaaataaataattcacactagcaatatttcaattttcatgtGTAAATATCTGTCAGCGTTAATTCTGTTTTGTTTGACAACTGGACAATACGGGTGAAGCGTATTCAGCTACATCTTGATACTCTTCAGATGTTTACacatgaaaattgaaatattgctAGTGTGAATTATTTAATTGAATTTCTTATTATTGAAGTTCATAGCGGATATTTGTATTTTATAGATGGTCTTACTTTGACGTAATGAATCATCCCCTCACCTACTATCCTACATATaacaatttgaatttttaattgaTATAGAGGTATCGTTTCCTTAAGCTTAATGTAATTTTCTGTGAAATGTTTATGTTCATCCGTTGTTTTTTCTGATAGTTGatgttttttctttgattttagtttgtaacccgcatttgttttctctaaaccgattaatgacttttgaacagggTATACAACTGCCTTTATTTGTAAACTGTTATTTAAAAAATCGTGTATTATttcttatggttttttttattgtcccctaagaatattcctttgaaaatatttacCTTTGATATTGTCTATCATCATTTCAAAGTACTGCAGGGAAACGCTAAAGACCCCATCCGTTCTCCAACCTGAATACAATACTTCATACGTAATACCTGTGTTGTCTGAGTTAAGGTACAGTGCTGTCTTTGTATCCATAGTAACATTGAAGATTATACGTGATGAATGTGGAAATGATATTCTAGGTaactaaaatttgaaacaaaactaATTTTCTATAGTCTCTCTTCTTTGTGATATCaatagtgtaaacatattacaaATTGCATAATCGTTATGTATATTTACCGGATTAAATAAGTATGAAACAtacaagaaatttaaaaaatgggaTAAAGAAACAAGAGCAGTACTtctatatacatttatttccctttCTAACCTGTGTCACTTCAGAACAATGTACAGGCTAAATGGTTTGAAAGAAAGTACTTGGTATACGCTGAATGTAGACACTAAAATTTAATATACCTTTAGGGAACGACCATTAAACTTCATGGGAGTTATGTGTTTTCCTAAAAAAACCATATTCTGATCCTCTATTTCATGGGGGAAAATATTGtagtcaagcagatgacaaaaaaaataaaaaagtccaAATTTTTACCATACCTTATGTTAAATTTTTACGAAAAATActtatcgttaaaaaaaaaaattatgttcacGCTTTGTACGATCTTTTTTTTATCAGACAAAAACATATCCCATAATTACGACTTCATTAGATGACAATACGAAGACTAAAATTTCAGGTTAAAAATGTACGTCGTAATTCACCTGAGTCACAATATTCTGAAGGAGTTGCGTGGTCAACTTCAtatttaaaagtgattgtttaACCTCTTATTTGAAGTAATTAACATGTTGTTCGAATTTACTAGGTTCTCTTGTGATTAATAATTTTACCTCAAAACGCACTGTCTGATCTTCTTCAAACTGGTGTGCACGTTTGACAACGTCATAGTAGTGTACATGTCTTGTTGAGGACACAAATGACACTGTGTTTGGTAAGTAGAGGATCACGGTTATGTTATAGGCTGTTCCTAATGATTTGTCGTCATGAATTATCGACAGtttcattttacaatttatcCTGAAAGTTGTAAATGGGTAATAAGTCTAAGAGGCTATCAAAACTGGTGAAAAACAAATGTAACCGATGTGTAGAAATAAGTCACAAGTTATGGTAGAACATATTCTGAATTCTCTTCCCAAGCACATGAGCTTAATAGTTTCCGTTCCTATTTACACAACAGTGcatacgctgaaatgtctcgcctgtttTACTAACCAAGATTTATTTGATGTTGTTAGTACTAAGAATAAAGTTTTACTACAGGTATCACATACACTTAACGTCATAAATGATGATCAACGAAAATGAAGTCAATGTTAATACAGCAAATATAGTTTTGTAAAAGTATACAAGAAACATGCCAAACCATCAAATCCTAATAGGTGTAATACCGACAAGTTATAGTACGTCATATCCGGTTGCATAcaaaaataggtcgaaaaaatatgtttccttgaatttgacagttgtaggtaattaatcctacatttcctTGCAATAATACAATTTTGGGTCATGAACATATGTcgtgggtatttcaaagcaccattctATTTAATTGTGGTTTCTAGAGAATAATATTGATAACTTCGGGTTACATGGTCACTGGAGCTTATACACAGGTAAAGAAGGGGTgataatttgattggttaacttccagtgatggttattttcttatatgcaatgaaacaGTATGTGATTTTTTATcaatagtactggacaggataaaacttttcTTATGCCAAGTACcggggtattttttttatttgaaacaaataaattctgcacatttttttttaaagtactttAACAAATACTAATAGACAAACATCATTCAATGGTGGCATTACACCAAAGACTCATAGATGAGAAAgaagagaaataaaacaaaaatgtgtctgAGAATATGAATGGCCCAGCTCAAGCTTTGCAATTTTCCAAGTTAAAAAAGGGGCATCGAATGGTTATTGACGTTTTGTCCAAATTCGATCACTGTCTGTGTATTATAGTTCTAAGCATTATACATGAGTTTCATAAAGGTTGCATGAGGTAAAATTAAGTAAGATTGCAGAAACGAAAACatttgaaattgtccaaattactAGAACGGTAAGCGACTCACTGCCCAAATTCGAATTATGTCTCTGCGTTCTAGTTTTTATCATTGTGTATAAATTTGCGTGAGGCAAACTTAAGATAGATTGCGGAAGGTAATAAGTGTGTCCATCAATTTTAGCAGAAAATTACATTTTCAGTCGTATTGTGTTTTAAATATTCCAATTTTAACGAAACGATTACTTACGTCCCATGATGTATAGATCTGTGAATCTCAGTTAGTTCAGTCACTAGAATTGGTCGCTGATCCATAGCATCAGTATCATCATCTATACTTACATTGGTACTTCCTATCCATATAAAATCCTCATTCAGTTTAAACCCAATATCCATCTCCATGTTCTGTCCATCAGAGTATCCTGTTAAAATCAGAAGTCAATATaacttgttttgaaaattaatgaTGCATGGGTTAATGTTGGTCTTGTGTTGATAAAGTGTCACATAGAAACACACAATTTGTAAGTGTTAGTTGCTTTTTGcatgtcatatatatattatttgtaatCTCTTGATTTCCCcgggttttttttgtatatattaggAATGGTATTCAAGGGATCGTAATCGGTTGGCATTGCAGAGGTAcccttaaataaacaaaatttactaATAGCAGTATTTGATTTCGTTTtatcttttaacaaattttcttttgaaatattttaaaatttctaaaatcaaTACTACGTACATTTCGATTTAAATATATCGTCAATACATAACTTTGAGAGAACAAAATAAATGCATTGATTTAACTATCATAATTAAACCATAACATTTTGGGGTTCGCTCTAGGAATTTTTAATTGTGATTGAATTGATTTCCATTTCACAATTGGATTTCGTTTTCGTTCAATGAGAAGAGGACAAACATACAAACACAGCCGATCGAACGACTGACAGACCAACCGaccgacagacagacagacagacagagattCTAATTCATCTACCCTTTGAtgtataaatttttttaaacatacccATAAAATTCTGTAGAATCCCTTGACATAACAGCGTCAGCATTATTACATCGTTAGCAGCGTCTGTGATATTGAGTGTAGGAAATGTGATAGTCGCAGTATCTTCCTC
This sequence is a window from Mytilus edulis chromosome 1, xbMytEdul2.2, whole genome shotgun sequence. Protein-coding genes within it:
- the LOC139524714 gene encoding uncharacterized protein, producing MKSELVSSNVQLTPMSQKIRPSDDRSFAIITLKNNKVPLKSAFGTFVMKVDDIINIRSVLEVRPSTGTTSMIYSETIPVFVPSFNVTHTSPEKIRMRKQTSFNADITLPLFGVNNAYAKLYMPYNDNEAKITIADFAVSGISGVGIGATDILNSRLNSGITKFSRSMTSEEDTATITFPTLNITDAANDVIMLTLLCQGILQNFMGYSDGQNMEMDIGFKLNEDFIWIGSTNVSIDDDTDAMDQRPILVTELTEIHRSIHHGTINCKMKLSIIHDDKSLGTAYNITVILYLPNTVSFVSSTRHVHYYDVVKRAHQFEEDQTVRFELPRISFPHSSRIIFNVTMDTKTALYLNSDNTGITYEVLYSGWRTDGVFSVSLQYFEMMIDNIKDENTDLITGMKCSCPGDNDDKTCACCSKNACQCGQQNPYNCVPCDSLDRCAETIKGYYQLSTLQDMNGTTYHCDDRTKLRPPRVFASCMARFSSGTEKVLSPLVSVLLGLDYDNTILYGLSNNGQGYVFSSDLGTSWMSCSRAVYISALYNENFLNATLN